CGAAACTGTGGTTAGGTAAGGAAGCAACATCTCGAGGAGCAGGTTACGCGAGAAACCGGGCGGCTCAACTTcgaccaaatccaaatcCCGATGGTTTTCTTTGCTGGTTGGATTCAGACGACTTGATGGCACCGACACGGATATATCGCCAAGTGCAGTATTTACTCTCTCTAGAGGAGGAAGCTCGCAAACGAGCACTCTTGGGATGCACATTTGAACGCGACCCACCCGATTCAACATGGCACTATTCTGCTTGGGCCAACGGTTTGACCGATGATCGGCTAAGTCTGGAGCGGTTCCGAGAATTGACCATAATTCAGCCTTCATGGATGATGCAGCGATCCCGATTTGCGGAAGTGGGCGGCTATGTTGAAGCCCCTCCCCTAAACGACAGTGATGATTCCGTTGAATGTTCCGTTTCTATCCAGAAATTCGAACTAATACATCCAGTATTTGACACCCCCACGACGCTGCGATTAGCGGAAGATTTGCGGTTTTTTCATGCTCATCTACACTCGAATGGAACCCTCAATCTATTGCGTCATGATCCTCCCCTGGTGATATACAGGCATCGTGCCGGTCTTTCTCAAAGCACGACAACACCACGGAAACTATTGCTTCAGTTACGAACGCTAGCGTTTGAACGAATGGTTCTTGAATCGGGGGAAATATGGAAAGAGAACGGTTTCTGTATCTGGGGTGCGGGCCGAGATGGAAAGGATTTTGTTAAGGCTCTGTCGGATACGAACCGTAAAAGAATTCGTTGCATGGTCGACGTAGATGACAGGAAGATTGCTATTGGCTCTTACGTTAATCGAGATATCAGAGTCAACATTCCTATTATGCACTTTTCTCTTTTGGCAAAGGACGAAAGCTTGCGTAGCAGCCTCTATGAGCAATGGACAACGGGACAGAACCATAACCTTCCCGGATTTGGTAAAATTCGGAAGGGAAGAAATTTGACAGGCCCGCAAGGGCTCCCTTCAGCAAAGAAACCCAAGTTGTCGAACAAGGGTAGCGTTGACCCGCAATTCAAATCCCTCCTACGCGAGCTGCCCGTTGTAGTTTGTGTCTCCATGTATCGGACAAATGGTGCATTGGAGCACAACGTGAAGCAAATTGGACGCATCGAGGGTGAAGATCTATGGCATTTTATCTAATTGGAAGACGGCTGGCTACTTTCGAGGAAATAGTAAACAGGCCTCAGAGGTTTCTGTTGGTAAAGACTAATGTGTATCGTTTAGAAGACATGGCAGGCATGCAAACGTTCTCTAAGCGGTCCGACAACGTGAGTCCCCCGAAGTGATATAACGACTTGATCACTATCCCTCTACAAATTCACCAAGAGAGAATCCATTGGTACTTTAAACAGGGGCATTAATTGACTTTGGCTATCGCCGCCATCAAAGTCGGGGTCTTTATGACGTCGACGCAGCCGGCAGTGATACGTctgaaaaacaaaaattgaaaatgaGATCAAGTGACAGGAGACCGAAGGAATGCAATCGAACGCAGCAACGCACCCCTTGCTTATTATTTTTGCACCTCTGACAAGGCTTTATACCTGTATGGCTAGCGAAAGCTTTACTTGCATCTGGGTAAACGGCGCCGTTTGGTCCGACAAATGAATGTCCATGGCGGCCTGACCGCGATGAGTGTACGGCAGCCTTGATGATACACGACCTGAAGGCTTCGATTTGCTCAGGGACACCTTCTTCCATTACCTTCCGCAAGTCGGTTGCAGATGCCGTTGGCTTAGGACCAACACTAGAAGTGACCACACTGGGAGTGTTCAGTGATTTGACGGCTATCGATCGGTCGATATTAATCTTTGGACTTGTCCCCGCGTGCTCCACGGGCGCTTCTTTGTTGCTATTGGTACTGAATAAGCTCTGGCTCTTGGAGCCCAAAGCTGAATGACTGCTGACATGGCTACCACCGTTTGCCGCACGATGATAGGACGTACTTAGTGTCATAGCAGATCCCACCATGACGCCACCTCCTGCGTTAGAGGTGGCTAGTCCTGCACCGCCAGATGCGTGGATCCCCGAAATTCCCGGAGCATTTGCGCCGACAAAATTGGGATCCGCGACATGATTGGTTTGTAGTCCGAAATACCGACCCTCGGTCAAATGAAATGAATTACTGTCCAAGTGCGCGACGAATGCCCCCTTCCCTTTGGGTGGATAAAAGGGATGGGCATCCTCAAATGCAGAATCAGAAAACGGGAGTCTGGTCAGGTCGGCTAGTTTGGGAGGAACTGGAGCAGCGGGTAAAGGTGGAATGGTGGCAATGGCAGCTGCTTCCATTGCGCCCTCATGGGAATCAAGGTTTTCTTGTGCTGCCTGATAGCGTATGATAGCCTTTTCTCGTGTCGCAACATCTTTAATATACTGCTGTCGTTGTTTCACATATGCTTTGGGATAAGATACTGATAGCGACACAGGAATCATGTCCTTGAACGACATCGGCCGTTTTCTTTTACAATCAGAAGGCGTGTTGCTCAACGTCAAGGACTTGGATAGGGAAGCTATTAGCACGCGAGGTAGTAAGGACGGATTTGTCCGTTCTGATTCCGGCAAATCCAAATCATAATTATCGTCGTTGCGTTCTGTGGCCTCCAAATAGCGTCGGGGCATCAAGTCAGGAAAGCGTCGAGCAAGGACAATATCAGAATCAAACATGTCGCCTACCATTCTTTGAACACTAGAGCCACGATGAGGGTTGCTCGTGCGCTTGTATTCGCTATATCCAGCCAACGACATGTGGTGATCGAACACGGCAGACGGCGTAGCGTACCCTGTTTTTGTAGCAGTTTCTATAGATTTCAGACCGCTTATCGGCAACATGAGTAAACCTGGTGACGCAATCGGTGGCAGACGCATAGGTCGAGAAGGCAACATGGAACGTCGTTTCGTTGTTTTGGTGGCCTTAGTGGAACGACTGGAAGACAATTGGTTCTGGAAAACAATAGCAGCGACAGCATCGTCTTCTCCTGAGTCATCGCTGTCGACAACGGTGGCTTTAACGACagcgtcgtcatcttcttcttcatcatcatcgtcggaTTTCGATGTTACGTTGGAATTGCGAGAGCTCATCGGAAGCTTGAAAGCACGTCGCATCAATGAGGGTTTCTTGGGAGGAAGTGGAAtttcgtttccttctccATTAGAACCAGTAGTTGCGGGTGAAGGTTCTTGAGCAGCTATTGCACTGAGCGCCTGGTTTGTGACTGGAGGAGCAGGCATGATCTTATTGGCTGTTGTCAAAGGGCTACACGATTGGAATCCCTTCGTCGTTTGTTTAAGAGACAGTTTGATCCTCATTTTCGGAGGTGCGTGCGCCAACATGGGGAAGTGAGAGTGTCCCTTCCGAGGAAAATCCTCTCGTTCCTCATCCGTATCGTGCGAATCGTTGTCCGACGATgtatcgtcgtcatcctcgttTTCCCTCGAAGGGTCGGAATCGTTGTCCGTCGATGATTCTCCACTATCTGAGTCCTTGACGCCAGCGTCCGTCGAATTGTGTTCATCCGAAGATTCCATGCTGGCTTTCTAAAGATAGTGGGACGTCTGTGAAACAAAGGAAGACACTACGGGTGAAGTTTGAAGggtaacagtaaataggATTGCAGAGCAAAATTCCGTCGAGGGTGCGCGGCACTGCGAACGAAGGCATTCCCCCAACGTGGGCGCAACAGATGTCGGTAGCAGGACAGACTGTAGGTTCAATACCGTGCGGCGAGAGGAGCACGTCATGCCATATTTTTATGCAGAAATATTACAGCTTCCAGAGAAAGCACA
The Phaeodactylum tricornutum CCAP 1055/1 chromosome 7, whole genome shotgun sequence DNA segment above includes these coding regions:
- a CDS encoding predicted protein, encoding MPSRSVIEVDVLIPVHNATDTLRATIESAMNQEPSHDDDNVEIQIDLDVHICCYDDGSTDTSWSILKDLEDQHMKNSRQCSSICCDGSKRSRVLTKLWLGKEATSRGAGYARNRAAQLRPNPNPDGFLCWLDSDDLMAPTRIYRQVQYLLSLEEEARKRALLGCTFERDPPDSTWHYSAWANGLTDDRLSLERFRELTIIQPSWMMQRSRFAEVGGYVEAPPLNDSDDSVECSVSIQKFELIHPVFDTPTTLRLAEDLRFFHAHLHSNGTLNLLRHDPPLVIYRHRAGLSQSTTTPRKLLLQLRTLAFERMVLESGEIWKENGFCIWGAGRDGKDFVKALSDTNRKRIRCMVDVDDRKIAIGSYVNRDIRVNIPIMHFSLLAKDESLRSSLYEQWTTGQNHNLPGFGKIRKGRNLTGPQGLPSAKKPKLSNKGSVDPQFKSLLRELPVVVCVSMYRTNGALEHNVKQIGRIEGEDLWHFI
- a CDS encoding predicted protein: MRRAFKLPMSSRNSNVTSKSDDDDEEEDDDAVVKATVVDSDDSGEDDAVAAIVFQNQLSSSRSTKATKTTKRRSMLPSRPMRLPPIASPGLLMLPISGLKSIETATKTGYATPSAVFDHHMSLAGYSEYKRTSNPHRGSSVQRMATERNDDNYDLDLPESERTNPSLLPRVLIASLSKSLTLSNTPSDCKRKRPMSFKDMIPVSLSVSYPKAYVKQRQQYIKDVATREKAIIRYQAAQENLDSHEGAMEAAAIATIPPLPAAPVPPKLADLTRLPFSDSAFEDAHPFYPPKGKGAFVAHLDSNSFHLTEGRYFGLQTNHVADPNFVGANAPGISGIHASGGAGLATSNAGGGVMVGSAMTLSTSYHRAANGGSHVSSHSALGSKSQSLFSTNSNKEAPVEHAGTSPKINIDRSIAVKSLNTPSVVTSSVGPKPTASATDLRKVMEEGVPEQIEAFRSCIIKAAVHSSRSGRHGHSFVGPNGAVYPDANVSLPAASTS